In Strigops habroptila isolate Jane chromosome 14, bStrHab1.2.pri, whole genome shotgun sequence, one genomic interval encodes:
- the LOC115616840 gene encoding basic proline-rich protein-like, with protein sequence MGPQHERTWGSCRRAAELLHVLRGEGASSGSDASLVLPMRQLEFPEPARHPQGKPGSERPPKNSCPGHREKGNLLQDEVPGQSLWNLLAPAEVTLEQRQEGSGSSAGKGCGSCAAASLSQRGLPVPPGAGGAGPEGTGRIFGGTASAARPPVEEPLRAPVPVGLCPAAPAPPRKLPGAPRGAAAPSVSRQSSGGAGTAATGPRPRGDLAEAPVPWHLRGPIAANTGTRPASSSCCTAGVGGWERLPQRRRGRPGAALALGGGSAPGGARPALLHLPGVQSGERLQRPPLPSRRSVGTRVGLSPLLIVRANENECAEPPAPCSPVPARRRRLRLPAPGEGKPPPPAPGPLPPGAPAFLQRRIPAAACPGPGSRDRGNPPSSARPAAVTKAPPGRVGARCGPGPGSRQRAPTVQGVGTAVPRAHGSPRRGAAWSPPKGSSPAAGRPGDPPACSPPVVRVAHLPQGSTAPRGGRAESRVGRGPGCPHPPRRPPPPRLAPRQVCANPPAPPLTGSRAREAPPP encoded by the exons ATGGGTCCCCAGCACGAGAGGACGtggggcagctgcaggagggcGGCAGAGCTGCTGCACGTGCTGCGGGGTGAAGGGGCGAGCTCAGGAAGCGATGCATCGCTGGTGCTGCCCATGCGGCAGCTGGAGTTCCCAGAACCTGCCCGGCATCCCCAGGGGAAACCAGGCAGCGAGCGGCCGCCTAAGAATAGCTGCCCGGGGCAcagagagaaggggaa TCTGCTGCAGGACGAAGTGCCAGGGCAGTCGCTGTGGAACCTCCTTGCACCAGCCGAGGTGACGCTCGAGCAGCGGCAGGAAGGAAGCGGCAGCAGCGCAGGGAAGGGCTGCGGGAGCTGTGCCGCTGCCTCGCTCAG TCAACGGGGCCTCCCGGTGCCCCCGGGTGCAGGAGGGGCCGGCCCCGAGGGAACGGGGCGCATCTTCGGGGGGACGGCCTCTGCGGCTCGACCCCCGGTAGAGGAGCCGCTCCGGGCCCCGGTGCCGGTCGGGCTCtgccccgccgctcccgcaCCACCGCGAAAGTTGCCGGGAGCCCCGCGGGGAGCTGCCGCCCCGTCCGTGTCCCGACAGAGCTCCGGCGGAGCGGGGACGGCGGCAACGGGACCCCGGCCCCGGGGCGACCTCGCGGAGGCTCCGGTCCCCTGGCACCTGCGGGGACCTATCGCAGCCAACACCGGGACCCGCCCCGCGTCGTCCTCGTGCTGCACCGCGGGGGTCGGCGGCTGGGAACGGCTCCCGCAGCGGCGACGGGGAAGGCCCGGAGCGGCCCTTGCCCTCGGCGGGGGCTCCGCACCGGGTGGTGCCCGGCCGGCCCTGCTCCACCTGCCCGGGG TGCAGAGCGGAGAACGGCTGCAGCGGCCCCCGCTGCCAAGCCGCAGATCGGTGGGGACACGCGTGGGCCTCAGCCCGCTCCTCATCGTCCGCGCAAACGAAAATGAGTGCGCGGAGCCGCCAGCCCCGTGCTCCCCGGTGCCCGCACGCCGCCGCCGTTTGCGGCTTCCGGCACCGGGCGAGGGAAAGCCGCCGCCACCTGCCCCGGGCCCGCTTCCCCCGGGCGCTCCGGCCTTCCTGCAGCGGAGGATCCCTGCCGCTGCGTGCCCCGGGCCGGGCTCCCGCGACCGCGGGAACCCTCCGAGCAGCGCCCGGCCTGCAGCGGTGACGAAGGCTCCTCCGGGCCGGGTTGGGGCCCGCTGCGGACCGGGCCCCGGGAGCAGACAGCGGGCCCCGACCGTGCAAGGGGTGGGCACCGCCGTTCCCCGGGCCCACGGCAGCCCGCGACGTGGCGCGGCGTGGAGCCCTCCCAAGGGCTCATCCCCCGCCGCGGGACGCCCTGGGGACCCCCCGGCCTGCTCCCCCCCGGTGGTGCGGGTCGCGCACCTGCCCCAGGGCTCCACCGCCCCCCGCGGGGGCCGTGCTGAGTCACGCGTGGGGCGGGGGCCGGGCTGCCCGCaccccccccgccgcccgccccctccccgcctCGCTCCCCGGCAGGTCTGCGCCAATCCCCCGGCCCCGCCGTTGACGGGCAGCCGGGCCCGGGAGGCGCCGCCTCCCTGA
- the CBX4 gene encoding E3 SUMO-protein ligase CBX4 has product MELPAVGEHVFAVESIEKKRIRKGRVEYLVKWRGWSPKYNTWEPEENILDPRLLIAFQNRERQEQLMGYRKRGPKPKPLVVQLPSFARRSNILTGLQDPAVDNRPKLDLGSSGKSQQHQYELNSKKHHQYQPNGKESSMKHQSHSKGKYYYQLNSKKHHHYQPDPKMYEPHYQPSSKEPQSQACLDNSKSPLVSHPDKWAHGPAKNLLGPVKNLAAESKNGAEKNLSSGTGPPPRDRVTSNGLGGKMKIVKNKNKNGRIVIVMSKYMENGMQAVKIKSGEPPRKRAAEERTPKKGGEEKLEAWRKPGEERVVGSNTLSKAEDEGRQPAAELKESPQKTPVAKELPLPPVEQPLQLTTKPDLVPWSLSPVCEHSPSSMGLNLSSPSSRKRCLSEPHAEREPGKKRLTSRSISAPTCLSPPAPERPELPAQPEVILLDSDLDEPIDLRCVKPRAEGELALAQVKPEVPPAPAEKPATEPSQPREAAEEDEEEEAAESLQEFKPFFGNIIITDVTANCLTVTFKEYVTV; this is encoded by the exons ATGGAGCTGCCGGCGGTGGGGGAGCACGTCTTCGCGGTGGAGAGCATCGAGAAGAAGCGGATCCGAAAG GGCAGAGTCGAGTACCTGGTGAAATGGAGGGGATGGTCGCCCAA ATACAACACGTGGGAGCCGGAGGAGAACATCCTGGACCCGCGGCTGCTCATCGCCTTCCAGAACAG GGAGCGGCAGGAGCAGCTGATGGGATACCGCAAGCGGGGGCCGAAGCCAAAGCCGCTGGTCGTGCAG CTTCCCTCCTTCGCCCGCCGCTCGAACATCCTCACCGGGCTACAGGACCCTGCTGTGGACAACAGGCCAAAGCTGGATCTTGGTTCCTCTGGCAAGAGCCAGCAGCACCAGTATGAACTCAACAGCAAGAAGCACCACCAGTACCAGCCCAATGGCAAGGAGAGTAGCATGAAGCACCAGTCCCACAGCAAAGGGAAGTATTACTACCAGTTGAACAGCAAGAAGCACCACCACTACCAGCCGGACCCCAAGATGTATGAGCCCCATTACCAGCCCAGCAGCAAGGAGCCGCAGAGCCAGGCCTGCTTGGACAATAGCAAGAGCCCCCTAGTATCCCACCCAGACAAGTGGGCTCATGGCCCGGCAAAAAACCTGCTGGGCCCAGTCAAGAACCttgctgcagagagcaagaaCGGAGCTGAGAAGAACCTGTCCAGTGGTACTGGGCCTCCCCCCCGGGACAGGGTGACCAGCAATGGCCTGGGAGGCAAGATGAAGATCGTCAAGAACAAAAACAAGAATGGGCGCATTGTGATCGTCATGAGCAAGTACATGGAGAACGGCATGCAGGCAGTGAAGATCAAGTCCGGGGAGCCTCCCCGGAAGCGGGCTGCGGAGGAGAGGACTCCTAAaaagggtggggaggagaagctggaggCTTGGAGGAAGCCAGGGGAGGAGAGGGTGGTGGGCAGCAACACcctgagcaaagcagaggaTGAGGGCCGGCAGCCCGCTGCGGAGCTCAAGGAAAGTCCCCAAAAGACTCCCGTGGCCAAGGAGCTGCCCCTTCCTCCAGTGGAGCAGCCCCTGCAGCTCACCACCAAGCCGGACCTTGTGCCCTGGTCCCTGAGTCCCGTCTGTGAGCACAGCCCTTCCTCCATGGGACTGAAcctctccagccccagctcGCGAAAGCGCTGCCTGTCAGAGCCGCATGCGGAGCGGGAGCCAGGCAAGAAGCGCTTGACATCCCGGAGCATCAGTGCCCCAACCTGCCTCAGCCCCCCGGCCCCTGAGCGGCCAGAGCTGCCCGCCCAGCCGGAGGTCATCCTGCTGGATTCGGACCTGGATGAGCCCATAGACTTGCGCTGCGTGAAACCGCGGGCGGAGGGCGAGCTGGCCCTGGCGCAGGTGAAGCCGGAGGTGCCGCCGGCACCGGCTGAGAAACCAGCCACAGAGCCTTCGCAGCCCCGGGAGGCCGcggaggaggatgaggaggaggaggccgCCGAGTCCCTGCAGGAATTCAAGCCCTTCTTTGGGAATATAATTATCACAGACGTGACCGCAAACTGCCTGACCGTGACCTTCAAGGAGTACGTGACGGTGTGA
- the LOC115616841 gene encoding collagen alpha-1(III) chain-like, with amino-acid sequence MSGFSGLRRAAIFCSCVSTGALPGGGAGRRYGPGGPPLSRCPPPRQSGSLGNGPPLRRGCRPPRTGAPLPAAPGSGTGPRMPGRRRRLLPTGIAPLPFAPRARSSRGRGWFSPRKTGSLKAGTGPRATGTGRGSPECDLQPPVPTGRGRGGRLPLPHPTGSAGAPMSRGGPSGTARPARRGGVSRKATEMGRGTEPAARARTGRTAGAQTERAGAFTRGSGARRDRSVARLGPWSGAAAEGGEESGKRRRGLLQCCNAAPRREPRPPARPCCNAGVRPRPPREAQPGRTGPGIPCPAGPPPAPLEPTSAAPLLSSPRFVFLPLLPGRRDVSSCGGTQPPGAPGTSRSPGVCHGEGNRGLILPWLCGPRATTAAPPVLPTPQLLAAAPPTPGPLRSPRGLRADQNGLNLPMEAPGSPPVPPPLFRLLAGISVSRSSYRRLLHGKAQQCHTPSSTGSLLCREPPRHTHQKSLAPAPPCVTAPPRARLEPVPGGAEGPALSHGLSPGPTPPGQARPRRRGHAGAERSPSILPGGLPQAGNPPQVPCPPPGEQRGSFGSPNGRLSPAIPHQQQPFVTAPLRLPYPRGYCPRPPQSSSSQDTGPAPVTLPVPSGSRSRF; translated from the exons ATGTCAGGATTCAGCGGGCTCCGCCGAGCAGCCATTTTCTGCAGCTGCGTCTCCACCGGAGCTCtgccgggcggcggggccgggcggcggtACGGCCCGGGGGGGCCCCCCCTGtcccgctgcccgccgccg AGACAGAGCGGGAGCCTTGGGAACGGGCCCCCGTTGCGCCGGGGCTGCCGGCCCCCCCGGACCGgggccccgctgcccgccgcgcCCGGCAGCGGGACAGGTCCCAGGATGCCCGGTCGCCGCCGGCGGCTCCTTCCCACCGGGATCGCCCCGCTGCCCTTCGCGCCCCGCGCACGCAGCAGCCGTGGTCGTGGCTGGTTTAGTCCACGCAAGACCGGGTCACTCAAGGCTGGCACCGGGCCCCGGGCCACTGGCACCGGGCGAGGGAGCCCGGAGTGCGATCTCCAGCCTCCCGTCCCGACGGGCCGGGGACGCGGTGGTCGCCTCCCTTTGCCCCACCCCACGGGCAGCGCAGGTGCCCCGATGTCCAGGGGGGGTCCGTCGGGGACAGCACGGCCAGCGCGGCGGGGTGGGGTGAGTCGGAAGGCGACCGAGATGGGCCGCGGGACTGAACCGGCGGCGCGGGCTCGGACGGGCAGGACGGCGGGTGCCCAGACGGAGCGGGCTGGTGCCTTCACCCGCGGGAGCGGAGCTCGGCGGGACCGGTCCGTGGCCCGGTTGGGCCCGTggagcggagcggcggcggAGGGCGGAGAAGAgagtgggaagagaaggagggggctcctgcagtgctgcaatGCAGCGCCGCGCCGAGAGCCGAGACCGCCGGCCCGGCCGTGCTGCAATGCAGGTGTGAGACCGCGCCCGCCGCGCGAGGCTCAACCGGGCCGAACCGGGCCAGGCATCCCGTGCCCCGCcgggccgccccccgccccaCTCGAGCCGACTTCCGCCGCTCCTCTGCTTTCTAGCCCCCGTTTCGTTTTCCTCCCGCTCCTGCCGGGACGGCGGGACGTTTCCTCCTGCGGCGGGACGCAGCCGCCCGGTGCCCCCGGGACCTCCCGCTCGCCCGGTGTTTGCCATGGGGAGGGCAACCGGGGCCTCatcctgccctggctctgcGGCCCGCGGGCCACAACAGCCGCCCCCCCGGTCCTCCCCACTCCCCAGCTTCTCGCTGCGGCTCCCCCGACGCCGGGACCGCTGCGAAGCCCCCG AGGTTTACGGGCGGATCAAAACGGCCTCAACCTTCCCATGGAGGCTCCGGGCAGCCCCCCAGTCCCCCCGCCCCTTTTCCGACTCCTCGCCGGTATTTCAGTGTCTCGTTCGAGCTACCGGAGGCTGCTGCACGGGAAGGCTCAGCAGTGCCACACACCGAGCAGTACCGGCAGCCTGCTCTGCCGTGAACCTCCCCGACACACACACCAGAAATCCCTGGCACCGGCTCCTCCCTGTGTAACGGCTCCGCCGAGGGCACGGCTGGAACCGGTGCCCGGCGGCGCCGAGGGACCGGCTCTAAGCCACGGCTTGTCTCCGGGTCCGACCCCCCCCGGGCAGGCACGTCCCCGAAGGCGGGGGCATGCCGGTGCAGAACGATCGCCGTCCATATTACCGGGGgggctgccacaggcagggaatCCCCCGCAGGTTCCGTGCCCCCCTCCAGGAGAGCAGCGGGGGAGCTTTGGGAGCCCCAATGGACGGCTCAGCCCCGCAATCCCCCACCAGCAACAGCCTTTCGTTACCGCACCCCTCCGGTTACCGTATCCCCGCGGTTATTGTCCCCGCCCCCCCCaatccagcagctcccaggacaCCGGCCCAGCCCCGGTCACACTCCCCGTACCCTCGGGAAGCCGCTCGCGGTTCTGA